A genomic window from Nicotiana sylvestris chromosome 11, ASM39365v2, whole genome shotgun sequence includes:
- the LOC104230146 gene encoding importin subunit beta-3-like, translating into MEVLKSFQKSQVRESDTIVYILHACAQFEPDKTVSTDKLYDSIYKVKFGNEIICIKGSDLLEVKSIACGLLGRYAHNLKEEFYRWISQVASVLVPLLKFYIDDDVRNYANYALSFLLPSAKLAIEKGIARGGNQSYFTQCLAI; encoded by the exons ATGGAAGTACTCAAGTCATTTCAAAAATCACAAGTGAGAGAGTCTGATACTATTGTTTACATTCTACAT GCGTGTGCTCAATTTGAGCCTGATAAGACTGTATCGACTGATAAATTATATGATAG TATATACAAAGTCAAGTTTGGGAATGAAATTATATGCATCAAAGGAAGTGACCTCCTAGAGGTGAAATCTATAGCCTGTGGTCTCCTTGGTAGATATGCTCATAATTTGAAGGAAGAATTCTATCGATGGATTTCCCAG GTTGCTTCAGTTTTAGTTCCACTTCTTAAATTCTATATCGATGATGATGTCAGGAACTACGCTAATTATG CATTGTCATTCCTATTGCCTTCTGCTAAACTGGCGATAGAGAAAGGGATTGCTCGAGGTGGAAACCAGTCATACTTCACGCAGTGTCTGGCGATATAA